Proteins from one Methanococcus maripaludis C5 genomic window:
- a CDS encoding ATP-binding protein, giving the protein MDNLMGYVIGETSNTELNFLAKQLPEIGSYVSINYCDLEILGMVESVNQGCKIFEDVYNIKDFEKLKDFENNDSYYTIGKIKILGDVKNMQIPRIPPKPGTEVYNASEKILEEIFSKGTIEIGNLISADSKVKLDVNKLCSRHLAILAITGMGKSNTVSVLLEELNNIHATVLVFDMHREYVEIEAKSGTIRRNIIKPKINVYNMSYDALMSLAGVDPQATVQRAMGRRAMKKIKESKKEVDFNTVDEYINSIINELNYYMGMDEFKSKVDSILTLIMRFEDLMTFKDKITAINYNPIQDIKENYVNIVDISELDESSTDLIISYFTGEILNDRKKVLWDTKVAKPIFLIYEEAHLIVPQNRPTKSKVPISKIAREGRKFGVGICLVSQRPKTLDQESLSQCNNFIISKLIEPSDQKHVQHASENLSEDLLNQLPGLNVGEAVIIGPCLKIPAMVKIKRFEGEYGGEDVKFDELWTSEKEKNIPEFIESNEFFNDEL; this is encoded by the coding sequence TTGGATAATTTAATGGGCTACGTTATAGGTGAAACCTCAAATACTGAGTTGAATTTTCTTGCAAAGCAGTTACCTGAAATTGGAAGCTATGTATCGATTAATTATTGCGATTTAGAAATTTTGGGAATGGTTGAATCGGTTAATCAAGGATGCAAAATCTTTGAAGACGTATACAATATAAAAGATTTTGAAAAATTGAAAGATTTTGAAAATAATGATTCATATTACACAATTGGAAAAATAAAGATTCTGGGTGATGTAAAAAATATGCAAATCCCAAGAATTCCGCCAAAACCTGGAACCGAAGTTTATAATGCATCTGAAAAAATACTGGAAGAAATTTTTTCAAAAGGAACAATTGAAATTGGAAATTTAATTTCAGCAGATTCAAAAGTTAAACTCGATGTAAACAAACTCTGTTCAAGGCACTTGGCAATCCTTGCAATTACCGGAATGGGTAAGTCAAATACCGTTTCTGTTCTTTTGGAAGAATTAAATAACATTCATGCAACCGTTTTAGTTTTTGACATGCACAGGGAATACGTTGAAATCGAAGCAAAGAGCGGTACAATTCGAAGAAATATCATAAAACCAAAAATAAACGTATACAACATGTCATATGACGCATTAATGTCTCTTGCCGGAGTTGACCCACAAGCTACAGTTCAAAGGGCTATGGGAAGACGTGCAATGAAAAAAATAAAGGAATCAAAAAAGGAAGTTGATTTTAATACTGTTGATGAATACATAAACTCGATTATCAATGAACTCAATTATTACATGGGTATGGATGAATTCAAGAGCAAAGTGGACAGTATTTTAACATTAATTATGCGATTTGAAGATTTGATGACATTCAAGGATAAAATCACTGCGATAAATTACAATCCTATTCAGGATATAAAAGAAAATTATGTGAATATTGTTGATATAAGCGAATTAGACGAAAGCAGCACCGATTTAATAATCTCTTACTTTACAGGAGAGATTTTAAATGATAGAAAAAAAGTTTTATGGGATACAAAAGTTGCAAAACCAATATTTTTAATATATGAAGAAGCACACCTTATTGTGCCACAAAACAGACCCACAAAATCCAAAGTTCCGATTTCAAAAATCGCAAGAGAAGGTCGTAAATTTGGTGTTGGGATATGTCTCGTGTCTCAGAGGCCAAAAACCCTTGACCAAGAGTCACTATCCCAGTGCAACAACTTTATAATTTCAAAATTAATTGAACCAAGCGACCAAAAACACGTTCAACACGCATCAGAAAATTTAAGCGAAGATTTATTAAACCAGCTTCCTGGATTAAACGTTGGAGAAGCTGTGATAATAGGCCCTTGTTTAAAAATTCCTGCAATGGTTAAAATAAAAAGATTTGAAGGAGAATATGGTGGTGAAGACGTTAAATTTGATGAACTTTGGACTAGTGAAAAAGAAAAAAATATTCCTGAATTTATAGAAAGTAATGAATTTTTTAATGACGAATTGTAG
- a CDS encoding YkgJ family cysteine cluster protein encodes MSFEVTFDGVKYSCVNCTYCCSCKSWRVYLSYFDRMRLEGYENYIEKSNSEYGHVLSLRDGKCGLIENNLCKLQIERNYDSKPAMCKLFPFSFMVKWNGEMLLILKHYCSGVQVGKTSKRTIKHAVECCEELYHDQLSELSINGTETAEKTNLDEKNKIYWEEREKLGKYFFKTKKFDNFSEKYFEIFSEDIGDFIDKIKSKNNFDTKTKKFREKEILRYMQELNKREHFRKMSFKKELNNLINVGLTISDYEDPLKGEGVIDSKLLLN; translated from the coding sequence ATGAGCTTTGAAGTTACATTTGACGGAGTAAAATATTCTTGCGTTAATTGTACATATTGCTGCAGCTGCAAAAGCTGGAGGGTATACCTGAGTTATTTTGACAGAATGCGACTCGAAGGTTACGAAAATTACATTGAAAAGTCAAATTCAGAATATGGCCATGTTTTATCTTTAAGGGATGGGAAATGCGGACTTATTGAGAATAATTTATGCAAATTACAAATCGAAAGGAACTACGATTCAAAACCTGCAATGTGTAAACTCTTTCCATTTAGTTTCATGGTAAAATGGAATGGCGAAATGCTTTTGATTTTAAAACACTATTGTAGTGGAGTTCAAGTTGGAAAAACCAGTAAACGAACAATAAAACATGCAGTAGAGTGCTGTGAAGAATTATATCACGATCAACTTTCAGAATTATCAATAAACGGTACTGAAACAGCTGAAAAAACAAATTTAGATGAAAAAAATAAAATTTACTGGGAGGAACGAGAAAAACTTGGAAAATATTTCTTTAAAACCAAAAAATTTGATAATTTTTCTGAAAAATATTTTGAAATATTCTCCGAAGATATCGGGGATTTTATTGATAAAATAAAATCAAAGAATAATTTCGATACGAAAACCAAAAAATTCCGTGAAAAAGAAATTTTACGGTATATGCAGGAATTAAACAAGAGGGAGCATTTTAGAAAAATGTCCTTTAAAAAAGAACTGAATAATCTTATAAATGTCGGGCTCACTATTAGTGACTATGAAGATCCACTCAAAGGGGAAGGGGTAATTGATTCAAAACTCCTTCTAAATTAA
- a CDS encoding zinc ribbon domain-containing protein has protein sequence MVTIVPINEEERASILNGLKSSVPATKLITLKKIVDLTVLRPESLQYMEMTDKMSIQRIISGIERIMEYDIDEILKREAAIALEKVKLTLGSKFVQNLLHCQNCNSVVDIGWENCANCGSNLTEMTYPETKPCPNCNKHTSENWNNCAHCGFQLIKEEDKIQKCTGCKREVDPTWMVCPYCGARLKGSKK, from the coding sequence ATGGTTACAATAGTTCCGATAAATGAGGAAGAACGGGCAAGCATACTAAATGGGCTCAAAAGTTCAGTGCCAGCTACTAAATTAATAACTTTGAAAAAAATTGTAGATTTAACTGTTTTAAGGCCCGAATCATTGCAGTATATGGAAATGACTGACAAAATGTCAATTCAGAGGATTATCTCGGGAATTGAAAGAATAATGGAATATGATATCGATGAAATTTTAAAAAGAGAAGCTGCAATTGCTCTTGAAAAAGTAAAATTAACGCTTGGTTCAAAATTTGTACAAAATTTACTGCACTGCCAAAACTGTAATTCTGTAGTTGACATTGGATGGGAAAACTGTGCAAACTGTGGTTCAAATTTAACTGAAATGACTTATCCTGAAACAAAACCTTGTCCAAACTGTAACAAACACACTTCCGAAAACTGGAATAATTGTGCACACTGTGGATTCCAGCTCATTAAAGAAGAAGATAAGATTCAAAAATGTACGGGATGTAAACGGGAAGTTGATCCAACGTGGATGGTTTGCCCATACTGTGGAGCTCGACTCAAGGGATCAAAAAAATAA
- a CDS encoding ABC transporter substrate-binding protein, whose translation MLIIKRFAIIASLLLALLFAGCIDSTSSDAEVADLKVAYLPSDHDAPLFVAAEYPELFQNGYGVYLKEVENKDTYELYENDKLVANVEFIKVIEGGAKIMTLMAQGQVDVGLNGVPPAVFSIDQGTAAKIVSPAQSEGSAIVIKSDIAAENWEEFVVYIKEQAESGVQVKIGHPLPTSIQYVMIKSALDAEGITYTENPNEDAMVQLINCKGQGTMPQLLSTNELDAVIAWEPTPEQLTLSGIGKSVIYSGDIPPEGMWENHPCCVFVASNNALENKREGLKSFLKLMALSNNEIMANPEFAVNASSEWLGTDLEVEELSIPNIKFTNEIGSLEAIGPAFVNVMDEQGAMTGQLAGLEDIEEINSILYDFTLYNEIMDEIQ comes from the coding sequence GTGTTAATTATCAAAAGATTTGCAATAATTGCAAGCTTATTATTGGCACTTTTGTTTGCGGGCTGTATTGACAGTACCTCTTCAGATGCAGAAGTCGCTGATTTAAAGGTTGCATATCTTCCATCAGACCACGATGCACCATTATTTGTTGCAGCAGAATATCCTGAACTATTCCAGAATGGATATGGAGTTTATTTGAAAGAAGTTGAAAATAAAGATACCTACGAACTTTATGAAAACGATAAACTCGTAGCAAACGTTGAATTTATAAAAGTTATTGAAGGTGGAGCAAAAATCATGACCTTGATGGCACAGGGTCAGGTTGACGTTGGATTAAACGGAGTTCCTCCAGCAGTATTTTCAATTGATCAGGGAACAGCTGCAAAAATTGTAAGCCCTGCTCAATCTGAAGGTTCAGCAATCGTTATTAAAAGCGATATTGCTGCTGAAAATTGGGAAGAATTTGTAGTGTACATAAAAGAACAGGCAGAATCAGGAGTTCAAGTAAAAATTGGACACCCTCTTCCTACATCAATCCAATACGTTATGATAAAATCAGCACTCGATGCTGAAGGAATTACCTACACAGAAAATCCAAACGAAGATGCAATGGTTCAACTTATTAACTGTAAAGGCCAAGGAACAATGCCTCAGTTATTAAGTACAAATGAATTAGATGCAGTGATTGCATGGGAACCAACGCCTGAGCAATTAACACTTTCAGGAATTGGAAAATCAGTAATCTATTCGGGAGATATTCCTCCTGAAGGAATGTGGGAAAACCACCCTTGCTGTGTGTTTGTAGCGTCAAACAATGCACTTGAAAATAAAAGGGAAGGCTTAAAATCATTCTTAAAATTGATGGCCCTATCAAACAATGAAATTATGGCAAACCCTGAATTCGCAGTAAATGCAAGTTCTGAATGGCTCGGAACAGACTTGGAAGTTGAAGAATTATCAATTCCAAACATTAAATTTACAAATGAAATCGGATCTTTAGAAGCAATTGGACCTGCATTCGTAAATGTTATGGATGAACAAGGTGCAATGACTGGCCAATTGGCGGGACTTGAAGATATTGAAGAAATAAATTCAATTCTCTACGATTTCACATTATATAATGAAATCATGGATGAAATACAATAA
- a CDS encoding nitrogenase reductase codes for MAGTGPAEKTLMDYLGGRPFVMEKLMASMRKNWEEKVELFQECGLDELSSDFVSRNGNKGFMQIGKIEHSHEGCACPMGVIAKDFLNHVIVNDDEWVLVDTEAGVEHFGRGIVEGVDSVVMVIDPSNDAVLLSEKVSQLSKEAGKPFGVVLNRVDDETKKILEDAILEKNISIIGDIPYSKTMARENLKGNRLDNNMIEGDIGEILKKVESQ; via the coding sequence ATGGCAGGGACGGGGCCTGCAGAAAAAACACTCATGGATTATTTGGGCGGCAGACCTTTTGTCATGGAAAAGTTGATGGCATCTATGCGGAAAAATTGGGAAGAAAAAGTAGAACTCTTCCAGGAATGTGGTTTAGATGAACTTTCATCAGATTTCGTTAGTCGGAATGGAAACAAAGGTTTCATGCAAATTGGAAAGATAGAACATAGTCACGAAGGCTGTGCATGTCCTATGGGCGTAATTGCAAAAGACTTCTTAAATCATGTAATTGTAAATGATGATGAGTGGGTTTTAGTAGATACTGAAGCTGGGGTGGAACATTTTGGCCGCGGAATAGTTGAAGGGGTGGATTCCGTAGTTATGGTAATTGATCCATCTAACGATGCAGTTTTACTAAGTGAAAAGGTATCTCAATTATCCAAAGAAGCAGGTAAACCATTTGGGGTTGTTTTGAATAGGGTTGACGATGAGACAAAGAAGATCCTCGAAGATGCCATATTAGAAAAGAATATTTCCATTATTGGTGATATACCCTACTCAAAAACAATGGCCCGTGAAAATCTTAAAGGAAACAGGCTGGATAACAACATGATTGAAGGGGATATTGGCGAAATACTAAAAAAAGTGGAATCTCAATAA